A genomic segment from Nicotiana tabacum cultivar K326 chromosome 7, ASM71507v2, whole genome shotgun sequence encodes:
- the LOC107781925 gene encoding 3'-5' exonuclease-like, whose translation MAASSSLLRVSFFFSDTAAATFFILAAMVASSSSSSCSATAAPSLLLPDVSSSPVSRGHGCFVAAASVLVDRRCLIFQLLYCSSIPDSLVSLWSNGDYTFVGVGVENDVEKLVEDHELTVRNMADLRVLAADAYEMSNLKTAGLKELCNVVLGREIEKPRHITMGRWDSEWLSLDQIKYACVDAFVSFEIAKHLNIAAAPSSL comes from the coding sequence ATGGCTGCGTCAAGCTCCCTGCTGCGcgtctccttcttcttctccgaCACTGCGGCTGCTACGTTCTTCATCCTCGCTGCCATGGTTGCGTCGAGCTCGTCGAGCAGCTGCTCCGCTACTGCTGCTCCGTCACTGCTGCTGCCTGATGTTTCTTCTTCTCCAGTTTCGCGCGGCCATGGCTGctttgttgctgctgcttcagTTCTCGTCGATCGCCGTTGCCTCATATTCCAACTCCTCTACTGCAGTTCAATTCCAGATTCCCTCGTTAGTTTATGGTCCAACGGAGACTACACGTTTGTTGGGGTTGGAGTTGAGAACGATGTGGAGAAGTTGGTTGAAGATCACGAGCTTACCGTGAGAAATATGGCGGATTTGAGAGTTTTGGCAGCTGATGCATATGAGATGAGTAATTTGAAAACTGCTGGGTTGAAGGAGCTGTGCAATGTTGTTCTTGGAAGAGAGATTGAGAAGCCTAGACATATTACTATGGGTAGGTGGGACAGTGAGTGGTTGAGTTTGGATCAAATTAAATATGCTTGTGTTGATGCTTTTGTTTCTTTTGAGATTGCAAAGCATTTGAATATTGCTGCTGCTCCGTCCAGTCTGTAG